AACGCAGGCACATGCCTTCACGGGTGGCGAAACAGATCTCGCTATTGCCGTTGGTGAGCACCACATCCACGAGGTCGTTCCCTTCCTCGATGTTGATGGCGATGATGCCGTCCTTGCGATAGTTCTTGAAAGCTTCGAGGGCGGTTTTTTTGACGGTGCCGTCCTTGGTCGCGAAGAGGACAAACTTGTCCGGGCTCCACATGGCATCATCTTCCACGCCTTGGGCTTCCAGGCGGAGAACGCTGTTGATCTTTTCTTCAGGGCGCAGGTTCAGCACGTTTTTGATGCTGCGGCCACGTCCGGTGCGAGGGGCCTCCGGGAGCTGGTAAACACGCTCTACATAGACGCGCCCGGTATTCGTGAAGAATAACAAAAAGTCATGCATGTTGGCGCTGAAGAGCGTCTCCACGAAGTCGTTCTTGTCCTCTTTGGTGGCGGCTTCGCGGGCCTCCATGCCTTTCAATCCCTTGCCACCGCGTGCCTGCAGGCGGTATTCGTTGGTGAGCGTGCGCTTCACATAACCAAAGTGGGTGAGCGTGACGATGTTGGCGTCGTTCGGGATAAGATCAATGGTTTCGATCCCTCCGCCCATGGCATCAATGCGGGTGTAACGCGGGGTACCGTGCTTGGCTTTAATGGCCTGTAGTTCGTCCTTGATGATGGTCAGCACGCGATGCTCCTTGGCCAGGATGTCCATCAAGTCGGTGATGGTGGAGAGAAGCTCGTCGTAGTCGGCCTTGATCTTGTCCCGCTCCATGCCGGTGAGCTGGTAGAGGCGCAATTCCAGGATTTGATCCACCTGAGTATCGGTGAATACATAGCGATCACCCTGGATGCTGGGCTGGTTGCGGATGAGAATGCCGAGGCGCTCTGCCGTGGCGACACTGAACTGGTAAGCCTTCAGGCCGGCACGGGCTTCATCACGATTGCGGCTGTCGCGGATGATTTTGATGAAGTCATCCAGGTGGCCGAGAGCCAGCAAGTAGGCTTCGAGTTTTTCAGCCTGCTGTTCCGCCTTGCGCAGGAGGAAGCGGGTGCGGCGGATGATGACCTCGCGGCGATGCTCGATGTAACAGGCGATCGCGTCCTTGATGCTGAGCACGCGCGGGCGGCCACCATCAATGGCCAGCATGTGAATGCTGAAGCTGCTTTCAAGAGCGGTGAATTTATACAGGTTGTTCAGGACGACCTGAGGGCGGGCATCGCGCTTGAGGTCAACCACCACGCGGGTGTTTTCATCGGACTCATCACGGACGGAAGTGATGTCCGCGATGATCTTTTCATTGGCCAGTTCAGCAATGCGCTTCACCAGTTCCGCACGGTTCACGTTGTACGGAATTTCCGTGATGATGATCTGCTCGCGGTTATTGTTTTCAACGATTTCAGCCTGACCGCGCACACGCACGCTGCCGTGGCCGGTTTCCATGTATTCGCGAATGCCGTCGAGGCCGTGAATCACACATCCAGTGGGGAAATCGGGGCCTTTGATGAACTGGGCGAGGCCGCTGTTGGTGATGCCCGGATTGTCAATCTGAGCACAGACTCCATCCACAATTTCCCCGAGGTTATGGGGAGGCATGTTCGTGGCCATACCGACGGCGATGCCGGTGCCGCCGTTAACCAAAAGGTTAGGAAAGGCCGCCGGGAAGACGGTTGGTTCCGTCAGACGTTCATCATAGTTTGGAACGAAATCCACGGTGTCCTTCTCCATGTCGGACATCAGCGTGCCGCCCAGGGGCGTCATGCGGGCTTCCGTATAACGCATGGCTGCCGGAGGGTCACCTTCCACCGAGCCGAAGTTCCCCTGAGGATCGATCAGCGTCTCACGCATTGCCCACGGCTGGCCCATGTGGACGAGTGTGGGGTAAATGACCGCTTCACCGTGAGGGTGATAGTTACCCGAAGTATCGCCGCAGATCTTCGCGCACTTCATCTGCTTCTTCGGCGGATACAGACCCAGCTCATGCATCGCATACAAAATGCGGCGCTGGGAAGGCTTCAACCCATCCCGCACATCCGGCAGCGCACGGGAGATGATGACTGACATCGAGTAATCAAGAAAGGAGTTCTTGACCTCGTCAGCGACTGAGATGGGACGGGTGTTGGATTCTTGCATGGGAAAGGGGAAAGCGGGAGTGGAAACAGTGTTCAGTAATCAGTATTCAGACATCGGCGAAGTCAGGCGCGATGCAGGGCGTTGGCAGAAACGAAGAGATTGCGGACGCGAAATTCAGGAGGGCTTTCTTGCAACAGAATCATGCGCAAGCCGTGGGTTTTGGCGGCAAAAAAGGGATGGTCGAGAACACGCTTGGATTCTTGGGCCCAAAGAGGGGCAGCGAAGCCGTATTGATGAGACATCCAGGATGCAGCCGCGGCCAGGTACGCATCGGCGACGCCTTCGTCTTGAAGTTTTGATTCAAGCAAAGCAGGTTCATCAGCGAGCAGATCAGGCGAAGGAGCCTCGCGAAAGCGGTCCAGATAGTCACGCAGTGCATATCCAAATTCCTGTTTGGAGGAGACTTCGGAAAACTGGGCAGACAAAGTGGTCATGGACTGGCCTGTCATTGGACACCTCCTTCTTCCAGCATGATTTCTTCAACGAAATAGCGGGTTTTGGGGGACAGCCTGGATTCGTCGTAATAGCGTGAAACGATTTCTAGCACCTGATTTGCGTCCTTGAGTCCAAGATGCCGGATCAAGGTTTGAACATCCGCCATGTCACCGGAGGTATCGTAATCACCAGTTCGTGCCGCCAGGCATTTCATTGCCAGCAGATAATGGGCAGAGGGCCGAAGAACTCGAAGATGAGTGAATTGCGGCATACCATCAGCAACGAGATCTCCCGCACTGGATACCCAGCCTTTCACTCCATCATTCAACCATGCCTGGGGCAGATCCAACTCCTGAGCCACCTCTTCAACTGCGCCCGATACTACGGCTTTGGGAACAAAAATTCCATCCACATCACGTGTGCTCTGGCGGGCATCAAAGGCCAGGATCATGGCCGCGCCTCCAAAAATGCACAGCTCTCCCGTCACCTCTTTGGCGGCAAGCTTCCCATTTAACGCCGTGAGGGCATCAATGATCTGCTCTTTGGAAAGCTGGAAATTGGAAATCATGAACAGTTCCTTGCCCTGGACAGGAGTGAAAGCCGGCCAGAAGGATCAAACATCCAAGTTCCGCACGTTCAGCGCGTTCTCTTCGATGAAGTGTTTGCGAGGTTCGACGACGTCGCCCATGAGAATGGTGAAGATGCGTTCGGCTTCCTGGGCGTTGGATTCATCCAGCTTGATCTGCAGGAGGGTGCGCTTGTTCGGGTCCATGGTGGTCTCGAAAAGCTGCTTGGCGTTCATTTCACCGAGACCTTTGAAGCGCTTGATTTCCATGCCGCGTTTGCCGATCTCCATCACCTTATCGAGGATGCCTGGGATGCTGAAGACTGGGTGCACTTTGGCATGGTCGCCCTCGCCTTCGATGACTTCGAAGAGGGGTTTGTCCTGGCTGCTGAAGTGGTCCACATGCAGGCCCAATTCATCCAGATGTTGGAAGCGTTTTTTCATGCCGTGAGCCTCATGAATCTCGATGAGACGGGCGCGGCGATGAGCCTTGGGTGTGGGGGAACCGTTGGCCTCAGGATCCACCTCGGGCTTGCCGAAGAGATGAAGATCATTGTTTTCACGGGCAAAGGCGGCGAGCTGCTCATTGCCAAGGAAGTAAAGGATTCTGGCTTCATTGCCCTCGCGGATGGAGACGAGGTAATGAGGAAGGTTGCCGGATGTCTCATCGCGCGCCTGGAGGTAGGTCTCAAAGTCACCGCCATGACGCCGGATGATGTCGGCAAATTTGGCCACCGGAACGAGTTGCTCAAGAATAGACTGGAGGCGCTCATCGGCTACGGTGCTGCCATCGGCGATGTTGCGGAGGCTGATCTCGCCAGATCCCATTTCCAGGAGCATGGCGTCCATTTCAGCATCGTCCTGCACGTATTCCTCGCGCTTCTTGCGAGTGACCTGATAAAGGGGCGGCTGGGCGACGTAAATGTGGCCGCCTTTGACTAGTTCCGGCATCTGGCGGAAGAAGAAGGTAAGCAAAAGCGTGCGAATGTGGGAGCCGTCCACGTCGGCATCGGTCATGATGACGATTTTGTGGTAGCGCAGCTTGTCAATGTTGAAGGAGCCTTCGACCTCGCTGTCGCCACCAATGCCAGTACCGATGGCGGTGATCATGGTCTGGACTTCCTTGTTTTGGAGGACCTTTTCCAAGCGGGCTTTCTCGGTGTTGATGAGCTTGCCTCGCAGGGGCAGGATGGCTTGATTGTGACGATTGCGGCCCATTTTGGCAGAACCACCGGCGGAGTCACCCTCGACAATAAACAGCTCAGTTTTGGAAGGATCGCGCTCGGAGCAGTCGGCTAATTTGCCAGGAAGACCACCGCTGCTCATGGCGTCCTTGCGGATGGCCTCGCGGGCCTTGCGGGCAGCTTCGCGGGACTTGGCCGCGATGATGATGTTATTGATGACGGTGACCGCAATGTCCGGGGTCTCGTCAAAGAAGCGCATTAAGCCTTCATAAACGATGGAACTGACCACGCCCTCCACCTCACCATTGACCAGCTTCACCTTCGTCTGGGAGTTGAAACGCGGGTTTGGCAGCTTCACACTGAGCACGCAGATCAGGCCTTCCCGGCAGTCATCACTCTCGATATCTGGCAGCTTGTCTTTGAAGCTCTTCGGATTGCTGTTGATGTAGGCTTTAACCGCACGTGTCAGGGCTGCTTTAAGGCCGCTGTAATGGGTACCCCCGTCCGGGTTGGGAATGGCATTGGCAAAACACAGTGTCTGCTCATTAAGGCCCTTGTTCCACTGGAGCACGCAGTCCACGAGGATGAACTTGTTCTTGTCATCAATGACGATTTCACGGCGTCCGGCCAGAGCGATGGCATCGGGGTGGATCTTATCTTTATCGGCCCCGAGTTCGCGGACGAATTGCTTGACGCCTTCTTTGTAAAACAGGACTTCCTGACGTGGCGTCTCTGCGCGCTCATCGGTCAGGGTGATGCGGATTCCAGGGTTCAGGAAAGCCAACTCACGCAAACGGACCAGCAGACGCTCAAAGACGAAAACCGTCGTAATCGTGAAGATGGTGGCATCCGGGAAAAATGAAATCTTGGTGCCTGTGGTGGTTGGCTCGTCGAGGTCACCCAGCACCGTAAGGGGTTCCGTTGTTTTACCACGCTCGAAGCCGATGGCGTAGATTTTGCCATCGCGGAAAACCTCGCACTTGAACCAATCGGAGAGGGCGTTGACGCACTTTGCGCCCACCCCGTGAAGACCACCGGAGAACTCGTAAGCGCCATCGCCAAATTTACCGCCTGCGTGGAGGCTGGTCAGCACGAGTTCCACCGTCGGGATGCCTGCCTTGGGATGCATTTCCACAGGGATGCCGCGTCCATCGTCCTGGAGGCTGATGGAGCCGTCGGTGTGGATGTTGATCCAGATGTTTTTGCAGTAACCGGCGAGGTGTTCATCGATCGAGTTATCCACCACTTCAAACACGCAGTGGTGAAGGCCGCGCTCATCGGGGTCGCCGATGTACATGCCGGGACGAAGGCGGACGGCTTCCAGACCTTCGAGTTTTTGAATTTGATCGGCCCCGTAAGCTTGGTCGAGAGCTACGGCGGTGGAATTTGAATCGATGGATTCAATGATTTCGTCTGGCATAAAAGTTGTCGTTTTTCCATCGCCTGAGTCTGTCCAAAAACCCGCTTCAGAAACGTGCTCGATGGGGAGGATTTCAGGGTAGCAAGATGCCTCATCCTGCCAAGGATTTTTGATGAAAAAAACACGATTTTTGCATGGCTTGATTCTGGTCATTCGAAATCGCGCTCAAAGCCTGTGATTTCGGGCGTTCCACACGCATCCCCCTCCCCACGTTCCACAAGCTGAAATGCACGCATTCAAGACCGAATCAGGCCACCCAGAAAAGGTCTTCTTTTTGCCTCTTTTGTACTTTCAAAAGGTAGATCTGTGATTTTCTGATGCGAGGGCATTCCTGGTCCGTTTGGAAATGCGCCTCTGGCTGGGAATCCGGGGTGTGAAGAACACGCGAGAACGGCATCCTGCGGGACACAGGATGCGGCAGGCGAGACGCCCGCGCTCCAGGGAGAGCTACTGGGCCGCCTTCACCTGCCAGAACTCATCAAAGAAATCTGCTGCCACCACTTTTCCGGCGCTCTCGGCATTTGGAGGTTGGGTGATGTCCAGGATGGCCCAATCTGGCAGCTTCGGATTCTGCAGGGAATTGGTACGATCGTGTGCCTCGCGGAAAGTCAGACCTGAATTGAGGATGACGGTGCCACGAGGTTCCAGCGGATTGGGGCGGATCATCACGGGGACGTGCGTGCTGCCATCCATGGAGTGCGGACCCAGAACGAGTTTCTCCTTTGTCCACGTGAGCAGCAGCTTGGCAGTGCTGCCAGCCAGCAGCACCTTGGCTACCAGGGGATTGGAAACAGCATCCCCCCAGAGGACGAGTGTGTAGCGCAGCATGTCATCGGAGGTGACGTCAGCGGCTTTTTTCACCTTCACATCTCCACGCATTAGGCTGCGCCAGCGGGTGAGGAAATGTCTGGATTCGGAATTGACCCAAGCGGTCACTTGTGGAGAGGCGCTGTCGCCTTCAGGCAGCACGACGAGGAAGGGGCGCTTTAGAGGTTCCTCAATGGGGCCGCTCTGACCGGGCTGCTTTAGCCAGACCGAGTTTTCTTTGCTGTCTTTATTGGATTGCGTTCTCCACCCTCCCTGGGCATCCCGGCGAAAAGTCTGTCCACCTGTCAGCTTTTGCCCGTCAATTTCATAGCCCGCGACCTTCGAATTCGGATTGAGTGAAAAAGAAGCCACATTTTTTGTGGTGGCGCGCAGAATCCCGTCGTCGGCCATTTCTGCTTCAATGCGTGTATCCTCCCACTGCTTTTCCTGCGCCAGAAGTCTCACCCAGAACATCTTGTTATACCCCAGCGTCTTTGTCTGCAAAATAACCTTCTTCGGCATCGAGTCCCTGCCCTTCTCAACAGCGGCTTCGATCTTGGCCTGCACATCCTTGATCACCTCAGGGTGATATTTGTGCCCCATGCCTGGGCCGATGAGATGAGGAATGGTGAGGCCTTCGTTTTTGAGGATGCCTTCCATGTAAGCCGCCGCATCGCGCTGGGTGTCATTTTCACCGCTATAGACGATGAGGGGGACATTGAAAAAATTGCGCGCATAGTCCGGCACGTCATAAACACCCCATAATGTTTGTTCATACAAAGAGGGGTATTTATCGGGAGTGAGCTTCTGATAGCGCTTCACATCCGCAAAGCCAGCCCCGGGATGTACACAGGCCCATTGGTCCGCGAAGTGGGCCCCGATATGCCAGGCCCCTGCCCCGCCCATGCTGAAGCCGGCGAGGGCGATGCGATTTTCATCCACATTGAAGCGCGCTGTGGCATCGTCGCGAGCTTCGAACACATCCGTTTCCCCTGCGCTTTTCCAGCCGTTGCAGTAGCGGCCAAAGGGGTGAATCACAATGGTGCCCTTCGGCTGAAACTGGCCCGGTTTCTTCGCATTCAGCCGATTGTAAACGAAGTGAAGATCCGTGGCCGTATCGCCACGCCCATGCAGCCACACCCACATCGGGATGGGCTTCTTGCCGGGGCTAAATTCCAGCCCCTCGGGCACTTCGACGCCATAGGGTTGGGGGCTGCCATCAATCTGGGAATAGAAACCCAGCACCTTTTGCCCGCTGCCGTCCATCCATGGAGTTTTGTTTTCCTTGAGCGAAGTGATGCGGCGCTTCGCCTCGTCCAGCAATGCGGTGGCTTTTTTGATACCGTCTTCGGGCTTCTTGTCATACCACTCATCAAAATCGAGCGCATAGCGAACGGCCTTTAAAAAGATGTCCGCATCCGCTGCACGGGGATGTTTTTTGACCGCCTGAAAGGACTGCGCGACGCTTGCCAGTTTTTTTTCCAAACTGGCCTCCTGCTCAACCGAAAGCGCCGCTACGGGCTTGGGTGGCAGGCTGCCCCGGAACGAAGCGGTGGCTCCATCAGGACGAAGTTGAGCAGAAGCCAGAGTGGCGAGGGAGAAGGCGAGGAGCAACGAGCGATGCATGAACCTTGCATAACGAAGTGTGCGCTCTCGAACAATCAGGAAAATGCCCCCACTCAAC
The DNA window shown above is from Prosthecobacter fusiformis and carries:
- the gyrA gene encoding DNA gyrase subunit A; the protein is MQESNTRPISVADEVKNSFLDYSMSVIISRALPDVRDGLKPSQRRILYAMHELGLYPPKKQMKCAKICGDTSGNYHPHGEAVIYPTLVHMGQPWAMRETLIDPQGNFGSVEGDPPAAMRYTEARMTPLGGTLMSDMEKDTVDFVPNYDERLTEPTVFPAAFPNLLVNGGTGIAVGMATNMPPHNLGEIVDGVCAQIDNPGITNSGLAQFIKGPDFPTGCVIHGLDGIREYMETGHGSVRVRGQAEIVENNNREQIIITEIPYNVNRAELVKRIAELANEKIIADITSVRDESDENTRVVVDLKRDARPQVVLNNLYKFTALESSFSIHMLAIDGGRPRVLSIKDAIACYIEHRREVIIRRTRFLLRKAEQQAEKLEAYLLALGHLDDFIKIIRDSRNRDEARAGLKAYQFSVATAERLGILIRNQPSIQGDRYVFTDTQVDQILELRLYQLTGMERDKIKADYDELLSTITDLMDILAKEHRVLTIIKDELQAIKAKHGTPRYTRIDAMGGGIETIDLIPNDANIVTLTHFGYVKRTLTNEYRLQARGGKGLKGMEAREAATKEDKNDFVETLFSANMHDFLLFFTNTGRVYVERVYQLPEAPRTGRGRSIKNVLNLRPEEKINSVLRLEAQGVEDDAMWSPDKFVLFATKDGTVKKTALEAFKNYRKDGIIAINIEEGNDLVDVVLTNGNSEICFATREGMCLRCVETDIRAMGRGAAGVRGIRLDEGDYLVALTAVEPDTQLLIVSEKGLGKRTPFEDYRLINRGGKGVKTINITEKTGKVVAAIAVHNDDELMLITSKGQNVRIRVGGDKGIRETGRVAQGVKLMDLKKDETIQDVATVIADEEDETAPNEEGEVIAVEGETSEITETPSEDSAPSEASESDTPES
- a CDS encoding DNA gyrase subunit B — protein: MPDEIIESIDSNSTAVALDQAYGADQIQKLEGLEAVRLRPGMYIGDPDERGLHHCVFEVVDNSIDEHLAGYCKNIWINIHTDGSISLQDDGRGIPVEMHPKAGIPTVELVLTSLHAGGKFGDGAYEFSGGLHGVGAKCVNALSDWFKCEVFRDGKIYAIGFERGKTTEPLTVLGDLDEPTTTGTKISFFPDATIFTITTVFVFERLLVRLRELAFLNPGIRITLTDERAETPRQEVLFYKEGVKQFVRELGADKDKIHPDAIALAGRREIVIDDKNKFILVDCVLQWNKGLNEQTLCFANAIPNPDGGTHYSGLKAALTRAVKAYINSNPKSFKDKLPDIESDDCREGLICVLSVKLPNPRFNSQTKVKLVNGEVEGVVSSIVYEGLMRFFDETPDIAVTVINNIIIAAKSREAARKAREAIRKDAMSSGGLPGKLADCSERDPSKTELFIVEGDSAGGSAKMGRNRHNQAILPLRGKLINTEKARLEKVLQNKEVQTMITAIGTGIGGDSEVEGSFNIDKLRYHKIVIMTDADVDGSHIRTLLLTFFFRQMPELVKGGHIYVAQPPLYQVTRKKREEYVQDDAEMDAMLLEMGSGEISLRNIADGSTVADERLQSILEQLVPVAKFADIIRRHGGDFETYLQARDETSGNLPHYLVSIREGNEARILYFLGNEQLAAFARENNDLHLFGKPEVDPEANGSPTPKAHRRARLIEIHEAHGMKKRFQHLDELGLHVDHFSSQDKPLFEVIEGEGDHAKVHPVFSIPGILDKVMEIGKRGMEIKRFKGLGEMNAKQLFETTMDPNKRTLLQIKLDESNAQEAERIFTILMGDVVEPRKHFIEENALNVRNLDV
- a CDS encoding prolyl oligopeptidase family serine peptidase; this encodes MHRSLLLAFSLATLASAQLRPDGATASFRGSLPPKPVAALSVEQEASLEKKLASVAQSFQAVKKHPRAADADIFLKAVRYALDFDEWYDKKPEDGIKKATALLDEAKRRITSLKENKTPWMDGSGQKVLGFYSQIDGSPQPYGVEVPEGLEFSPGKKPIPMWVWLHGRGDTATDLHFVYNRLNAKKPGQFQPKGTIVIHPFGRYCNGWKSAGETDVFEARDDATARFNVDENRIALAGFSMGGAGAWHIGAHFADQWACVHPGAGFADVKRYQKLTPDKYPSLYEQTLWGVYDVPDYARNFFNVPLIVYSGENDTQRDAAAYMEGILKNEGLTIPHLIGPGMGHKYHPEVIKDVQAKIEAAVEKGRDSMPKKVILQTKTLGYNKMFWVRLLAQEKQWEDTRIEAEMADDGILRATTKNVASFSLNPNSKVAGYEIDGQKLTGGQTFRRDAQGGWRTQSNKDSKENSVWLKQPGQSGPIEEPLKRPFLVVLPEGDSASPQVTAWVNSESRHFLTRWRSLMRGDVKVKKAADVTSDDMLRYTLVLWGDAVSNPLVAKVLLAGSTAKLLLTWTKEKLVLGPHSMDGSTHVPVMIRPNPLEPRGTVILNSGLTFREAHDRTNSLQNPKLPDWAILDITQPPNAESAGKVVAADFFDEFWQVKAAQ